One Psychrosphaera aestuarii DNA window includes the following coding sequences:
- the traF gene encoding conjugal transfer protein TraF, with translation MKKSAVSLAITLGLFSTSAFAVDSFVQSARNLGSGGAGLTYAHWSSAANYNPALLGTAAGTDNDFFFVLNATGRVADTKDDGDSIDLFESLEEEVSNFEDLDNLDLLEGDVQSLQNTIDTANRIVSNFEDLDGAGLQSTLGFNAGFGMAFERVAISFNAMVKFDVGGTGDISQSDIDLLRRYTGLGQTLLTNVRPLYDTALAYESEFEALQAELEALQNSGTATQDEINRAQELADEAEVLFTQAEQLAEDAKLDQTTLENDYGDIFDQNSQSIVFNEDELDSKARFAAIGWAEGGVTLASNWKLESEKTLSVGATVKAVRLEFIDYQSASSDFDEDNIDGDDYRSTKDFVTADFGAILAMDNMDKWRIGVTVKNIIGEEIESRQETLKPGQESLIYKVEPQIRVGTSYNAGWIRLAADIDLTESRGPEFANGDQFFRGSQYASFGAVLNAYDFLELRAGYRHNLADKVGNSTSDESDGLITVGAGLYLAGIQFDLGLQASPELDDVGGGLQAMITW, from the coding sequence ATGAAAAAATCAGCAGTATCTTTGGCCATCACCCTTGGCTTATTTAGTACTTCAGCATTCGCTGTCGATAGTTTTGTTCAGTCAGCAAGAAACTTAGGTAGCGGTGGAGCTGGTCTTACTTACGCTCACTGGTCATCTGCTGCAAATTATAATCCAGCCTTATTAGGCACAGCCGCAGGTACTGACAACGACTTTTTCTTTGTTTTGAATGCAACGGGACGTGTTGCAGATACAAAAGATGACGGCGATAGCATAGATTTATTTGAAAGTTTAGAGGAAGAAGTATCTAACTTTGAAGACCTCGATAACTTAGACCTACTTGAAGGCGACGTACAAAGTCTTCAAAACACTATAGATACAGCCAATCGAATAGTATCTAACTTTGAAGACCTAGATGGTGCTGGCCTGCAGAGCACACTAGGCTTTAACGCGGGTTTTGGTATGGCGTTTGAACGTGTTGCTATTTCATTTAACGCGATGGTTAAGTTTGATGTTGGCGGTACGGGTGACATCTCACAGAGCGATATCGATTTATTAAGACGTTACACAGGGCTTGGCCAAACGTTGTTAACGAATGTTCGTCCGTTATATGATACAGCTTTAGCTTATGAGTCAGAGTTTGAAGCGCTACAAGCTGAATTAGAAGCCTTACAAAATAGCGGTACTGCAACGCAAGATGAAATAAATAGAGCACAAGAACTTGCCGATGAAGCCGAAGTGCTTTTCACGCAAGCTGAACAATTAGCTGAAGACGCTAAGTTAGACCAAACGACGTTAGAAAATGACTATGGCGATATTTTTGATCAAAACAGTCAAAGCATAGTATTTAACGAAGATGAGCTAGACTCAAAGGCGCGTTTTGCCGCGATAGGTTGGGCCGAAGGTGGCGTGACATTGGCGTCGAACTGGAAGCTAGAATCAGAAAAAACATTAAGTGTTGGTGCGACGGTAAAAGCGGTACGCTTAGAGTTTATTGACTATCAATCAGCGTCATCTGACTTTGATGAAGATAATATTGATGGTGATGATTACCGCAGTACAAAAGACTTTGTTACCGCTGATTTTGGCGCAATTTTGGCGATGGATAACATGGACAAGTGGCGTATCGGTGTAACGGTTAAAAATATTATTGGCGAAGAGATTGAGTCTCGTCAAGAAACATTAAAGCCAGGTCAAGAGTCATTAATCTATAAAGTTGAACCACAAATTCGAGTTGGAACTAGTTATAACGCAGGTTGGATTCGGCTAGCTGCTGATATTGACTTAACTGAGTCTAGAGGACCTGAGTTTGCTAATGGCGATCAGTTTTTCCGCGGTAGCCAGTATGCCAGTTTTGGTGCAGTGTTAAATGCATACGACTTTTTAGAGTTGCGCGCCGGTTATCGTCATAACTTAGCGGATAAGGTTGGTAACTCTACATCAGACGAAAGTGATGGCCTAATTACCGTCGGCGCAGGCTTATACTTAGCCGGCATTCAGTTTGATCTAGGTTTGCAAGCTTCACCTGAGTTAGATGATGTTGGTGGTGGTTTACAAGCAATGATCACTTGGTAA
- the ubiK gene encoding ubiquinone biosynthesis accessory factor UbiK produces MIDAKKIEQFAAQVADALPAGVKTMADNVEDKVKTVLQNKLSQLDVVSREEFDVQTQVLARTRAKLEALEKEVSELKASLESGVSNKE; encoded by the coding sequence ATGATAGATGCAAAAAAGATTGAGCAATTTGCTGCTCAAGTTGCGGATGCATTGCCTGCTGGTGTTAAAACTATGGCGGACAATGTTGAAGATAAAGTTAAAACAGTATTGCAGAATAAACTTTCACAACTCGATGTGGTCAGTCGTGAAGAGTTTGACGTACAAACTCAGGTTTTAGCGCGGACACGTGCCAAATTAGAAGCGTTAGAAAAAGAAGTTTCTGAGCTAAAAGCGTCATTAGAGAGCGGCGTGTCTAATAAAGAATAA
- a CDS encoding diguanylate cyclase: MKKILIVEDSLPIIALHKSIAIKAGLDPVVATTFAEVKQLSSQFDDFFCAVIDYSLPDAQNGEAIDYVLSKNVPGIVMTGMLDDKIREHILKLPVIDYITKESKQAFQYLLALVIKLQTNHHIKILVVDDSGITRNYLKQLLTRHNFTVLLADSGLSALATLKENPDIKLVVTDKEMPNMDGIELCNEIRANFTKEEVGIIGISGNASQSLTAKFIKNGANDFLRKPFCLEEFYCRVVQNIEYVQSIDIIRKQANTDYLTGLANRRYFFDTVQPIIQSQQSATIAMMDIDNFKVINDTYGHDAGDIVLKTISELLKQHFGQDYIVARLGGEEFSVFLSEMDLTDAAEKLERFRSELANKNIDIGERTINCTVSIGVCKDKRERLDGLLIHADQLLYKAKEQGKNKVVYD, from the coding sequence ATGAAGAAAATTCTAATTGTTGAGGATAGTCTGCCAATTATTGCATTGCATAAAAGTATTGCCATAAAGGCCGGATTAGACCCAGTAGTAGCAACAACTTTTGCGGAAGTAAAACAGCTTTCCTCTCAGTTTGATGACTTCTTTTGCGCTGTAATCGATTACAGTCTGCCAGACGCTCAAAACGGTGAAGCTATCGATTACGTTTTATCGAAAAATGTGCCGGGCATTGTTATGACTGGTATGCTCGACGATAAAATACGTGAGCACATTCTTAAACTACCCGTAATCGATTATATTACTAAAGAAAGTAAACAAGCCTTTCAATATTTACTCGCTCTAGTTATTAAACTACAAACTAATCATCATATTAAAATACTTGTTGTTGATGACTCTGGCATCACCAGAAACTACCTAAAGCAGCTGTTAACTCGTCATAACTTTACAGTTTTGCTTGCTGATTCTGGCTTATCTGCATTGGCTACACTTAAGGAAAACCCAGATATTAAACTGGTTGTTACCGACAAAGAAATGCCCAATATGGACGGCATAGAGTTATGCAACGAAATAAGAGCAAACTTTACCAAAGAAGAAGTCGGTATTATTGGTATTTCGGGTAATGCGTCACAGTCACTTACTGCAAAATTTATCAAAAATGGTGCGAACGACTTTTTACGAAAACCATTTTGTTTAGAAGAGTTTTACTGTCGAGTTGTACAGAATATTGAATACGTACAAAGTATCGACATTATCAGAAAACAAGCCAACACCGATTATTTAACGGGGTTAGCAAATCGTCGTTATTTCTTTGACACCGTTCAGCCAATAATCCAATCACAACAATCGGCGACCATCGCCATGATGGATATTGACAATTTTAAAGTTATTAACGACACATATGGTCATGATGCAGGTGATATTGTATTAAAAACGATCTCTGAGCTGTTAAAACAGCACTTTGGCCAAGATTATATAGTTGCCCGATTGGGAGGCGAAGAATTTAGTGTCTTTTTATCTGAAATGGACTTGACTGATGCAGCAGAAAAATTAGAGCGCTTTAGATCTGAACTTGCCAATAAAAATATTGATATCGGTGAGCGAACAATAAATTGCACTGTCAGTATTGGCGTTTGTAAAGATAAACGTGAGAGATTAGACGGCCTATTAATACACGCGGACCAACTTTTATATAAAGCAAAAGAACAAGGAAAAAATAAAGTGGTATACGATTAA
- the recG gene encoding ATP-dependent DNA helicase RecG produces the protein MALTSLSSVPITTLKGVGPKVAEKLKKLGIFCIEDALFHLPLRYEDRSRVYPIAHTVVGTHVAVVGQVTSCNIQFGRKRMLVVKIGDATGGMTLRFFNFSAAQKNSLEDGTWIKCFGEIRGGKFGPEILHPDYVKINGPNDVIVEESLTPIYPTTEGVKQATLRTITEQALSRLEKYRVDELIPFESLPNQYSLVKALQICHRPPVDTDTSLLDLGIHPAQQRLAFEELCAYQASMLNIKKDSQQVSAVAFPIKNDYIDKFLHSLPFTPTAAQSRVVADITKDLNQPLPMMRLVQGDVGSGKTLVAALSALTVIAQGYQVALMAPTEILAEQHANNFRAWFEPLGINVAWIAGKSKAAEKRDALEVIGNGEAKMIVGTHAIFQDQVEFANLALIIIDEQHRFGVHQRLSLRNKGAIHFEDTILYPHQLVMTATPIPRTLAMTAYADLDCSIIDELPPGRTPITTVVIPDTKREQVIERVKHVCITTGQQAYWVCTLVEESEALQCQAAEDAAIELQSLLPELKIGLVHGRMKADEKQNVMQAFKNGELNLLVATTVIEVGVDVPNASLMIIENPERLGLAQLHQLRGRVGRGALQSHCVLLYHAPLSQTAQQRLAVLRDSNDGFIISEKDLEIRGAGEILGTRQTGLADFKIADLDRDATLCERAIVVANDLLISQPERIPILISRWLGEKQLYGNA, from the coding sequence ATGGCGCTAACCTCTCTTTCTTCAGTGCCAATTACAACGCTTAAAGGCGTTGGCCCCAAAGTCGCAGAAAAATTAAAAAAACTAGGTATCTTCTGTATTGAGGATGCCTTGTTTCATTTGCCGTTGCGTTATGAAGACCGGAGTCGTGTCTATCCTATTGCGCATACCGTGGTCGGTACTCATGTTGCCGTTGTTGGGCAAGTCACATCTTGTAATATTCAGTTTGGTCGAAAGAGAATGCTGGTTGTAAAAATCGGTGATGCTACCGGTGGTATGACTCTGAGGTTTTTCAACTTTTCTGCGGCACAAAAAAACTCGTTAGAAGATGGAACTTGGATAAAATGCTTTGGTGAAATTAGAGGCGGCAAATTTGGTCCAGAGATACTTCACCCAGATTATGTAAAAATAAACGGACCGAATGACGTTATAGTAGAAGAGTCGTTAACACCAATATATCCAACTACGGAAGGGGTTAAACAAGCGACTTTACGAACGATTACCGAGCAAGCGCTTTCTAGACTTGAAAAATATCGAGTCGATGAGCTTATTCCATTCGAATCATTACCCAATCAATATTCGCTAGTTAAAGCCTTACAGATATGTCATCGGCCTCCAGTTGATACTGACACCTCACTACTAGACTTAGGCATACATCCAGCGCAACAACGTTTAGCGTTTGAAGAATTATGCGCATATCAAGCAAGTATGCTCAATATCAAGAAAGACTCCCAACAAGTATCCGCAGTCGCGTTCCCAATTAAGAATGACTATATCGATAAATTTCTTCATTCGTTGCCATTTACTCCTACAGCTGCGCAATCAAGAGTAGTTGCCGATATAACAAAAGACTTAAACCAGCCATTGCCTATGATGCGACTAGTTCAAGGGGATGTAGGATCTGGTAAAACACTTGTTGCGGCTTTGTCAGCGCTAACGGTTATCGCTCAAGGATATCAAGTGGCATTAATGGCGCCGACGGAAATTCTTGCCGAGCAACATGCAAATAATTTTAGAGCTTGGTTTGAGCCATTAGGTATTAATGTAGCTTGGATAGCCGGTAAATCTAAAGCGGCAGAAAAACGTGACGCACTTGAAGTTATTGGAAACGGTGAAGCTAAAATGATAGTGGGCACTCACGCTATTTTTCAAGACCAAGTCGAATTTGCAAATTTAGCGCTCATCATTATTGATGAACAACACCGATTCGGCGTGCACCAACGACTGTCGCTTAGAAATAAAGGCGCTATTCATTTTGAAGACACCATTTTATACCCTCATCAGCTCGTCATGACGGCAACGCCAATCCCGCGTACGCTTGCAATGACCGCCTACGCCGATCTAGATTGCTCAATTATTGACGAGTTACCACCGGGTAGGACGCCGATTACAACTGTTGTAATCCCAGATACCAAGCGTGAACAGGTCATTGAACGAGTAAAACATGTTTGTATTACAACGGGGCAACAGGCTTATTGGGTGTGTACATTAGTTGAAGAGAGTGAAGCATTGCAGTGCCAAGCAGCTGAAGATGCGGCGATTGAACTACAGAGCCTGTTACCTGAGCTTAAGATTGGCCTTGTTCATGGTCGAATGAAAGCGGATGAAAAGCAAAACGTAATGCAAGCATTCAAAAATGGCGAGCTTAATTTACTCGTTGCTACTACTGTTATTGAAGTTGGGGTTGACGTGCCAAACGCGAGCTTAATGATCATTGAAAATCCCGAACGCTTAGGACTGGCTCAGCTACATCAACTTCGCGGGCGTGTAGGCCGTGGCGCTTTACAATCTCACTGCGTGTTGCTTTACCATGCCCCTTTGTCACAAACGGCACAACAACGCTTAGCGGTATTACGAGATTCCAACGACGGCTTTATTATCTCCGAAAAAGATTTGGAAATTCGCGGAGCAGGTGAAATATTAGGTACTCGTCAAACCGGCCTTGCTGATTTTAAAATTGCAGATTTAGACAGAGATGCCACACTATGTGAGCGCGCTATTGTCGTTGCAAATGATCTTCTTATTTCACAACCAGAGCGCATACCTATTTTAATTAGTCGCTGGTTAGGAGAGAAACAGCTATACGGCAACGCTTAA
- the trmH gene encoding tRNA (guanosine(18)-2'-O)-methyltransferase TrmH, which produces MTPERFKRISEILDKRQPDLTVCMEQVHKTHNLSAIIRTADAIGIHNIHAIYTTESRWLSGGRASGSQKWVKVTEQPDTATAIKQFKAQGMQVLATNLSERAKDFREIDYTKPTALILGQERDGISDEALELADHHVVVPMFGMVESLNVSVAGALIMYEAQRQRLVAGMYDKPVISDAIRHQMLFEGGHPIYAELCVRTDTPYPPLDEEGQIDAPKSWYTELKDKYNLLPADKKSRRVDFTHTDQTFEFEPGSVTDKCN; this is translated from the coding sequence ATGACACCGGAACGTTTTAAACGTATTAGTGAGATCCTTGATAAGCGCCAGCCAGACCTGACCGTGTGTATGGAGCAAGTGCATAAAACGCATAACTTGTCCGCAATCATTCGTACCGCCGATGCAATAGGCATTCATAACATACACGCGATATATACAACTGAAAGTCGCTGGTTATCCGGTGGACGAGCGTCAGGTAGTCAAAAGTGGGTAAAGGTAACCGAGCAACCTGACACCGCAACGGCTATAAAACAGTTTAAAGCACAAGGCATGCAAGTATTAGCGACTAACTTATCTGAACGTGCGAAAGACTTTAGAGAGATTGACTACACAAAACCAACGGCATTAATTTTAGGCCAAGAACGTGATGGCATTTCCGATGAAGCGCTAGAGCTAGCCGACCATCATGTCGTTGTGCCAATGTTTGGTATGGTTGAGTCGCTAAATGTCAGTGTTGCAGGGGCGCTAATCATGTATGAAGCGCAACGCCAACGCTTAGTTGCGGGTATGTATGATAAACCTGTAATTAGCGATGCTATCCGCCATCAAATGCTATTTGAGGGTGGCCATCCTATTTATGCTGAACTTTGTGTAAGAACCGACACGCCATATCCTCCTTTAGATGAGGAAGGTCAAATTGATGCGCCTAAGTCTTGGTATACTGAATTAAAAGATAAATATAATCTTTTACCAGCCGATAAAAAATCTCGCCGTGTAGACTTTACTCATACCGATCAAACATTTGAGTTTGAGCCGGGCTCTGTAACTGATAAATGTAATTAA
- a CDS encoding RidA family protein translates to MTRIVINTDAAPAAIGTYNQAIKVGTTVYLSGQIPLIPETMEIISEDFEAQAEQVFKNLKAVCEAAGGSLENAVKLNIFLTDLGQFAKVNEIMAKYVVEPYPARAAVQVAALPKGVQIEIDGVLELSDV, encoded by the coding sequence ATGACTCGTATTGTTATTAACACAGATGCGGCACCCGCCGCTATTGGTACTTATAATCAAGCTATTAAAGTAGGTACTACCGTTTATTTGTCCGGTCAAATACCGCTGATTCCAGAAACAATGGAAATTATTTCTGAAGACTTTGAAGCACAAGCCGAACAAGTATTTAAAAATCTGAAAGCCGTTTGTGAAGCGGCCGGTGGCTCTCTAGAAAATGCCGTTAAACTAAATATATTTCTTACGGATCTAGGCCAGTTTGCAAAAGTTAATGAAATAATGGCTAAGTATGTTGTGGAACCCTATCCTGCTCGCGCCGCGGTTCAAGTAGCAGCTTTGCCAAAGGGTGTACAAATTGAAATTGATGGTGTGTTAGAGCTTTCTGACGTTTAG
- the spoT gene encoding bifunctional GTP diphosphokinase/guanosine-3',5'-bis pyrophosphate 3'-pyrophosphohydrolase, which produces MYLFEGLKQQISAYLPPELVAIVQRAYVVARDAHEGQMRSSGDPYITHPVAVTVLLANMKLDHETLSAALMHDVIEDTPVSKQDLADEFGDTIADLVEGVSKLDKLHFKDKKEFQAENFRKMVMAMTQDIRVILIKLADRTHNMRTLGALRPDKKRRIAKETLEIYAPIANRLGIHEFKNELENLGFQALYPMRSRALENAVKQARGNRKEIIHNIQSEIETRLDEVGIPGEVRGREKHLFSIYRKMLNKELMFNEVMDIYAFRIMVDDIDTCYRVFGAMHGLYKPIETRFKDYIAIPKSNGYQSLHTSLIGPHGIPIEIQIRTKEMDQLADKGIAAHWAYKGAGDTAGNTAQQRARQWMQTLLELQQSAGSSFEFIENVKTEMFPEEIYVFTPDGKIHELPMGATPVDFAYSVHTDVGNTCVGAKVDRKPHPLSRALDTGQTVEIITSPNVKPNANWLNFVVTAKARLGIRNYLKHQRSNEAINLGRRLLKSALGEVEIEQISPEDIIKLLTDFNLSTIEDLYREIGLGNLMGLTISNRLLNSDSEQTNKERIDKTPIVGAKGMLVTYSKCCHPIPGDEIVAHVSQGKGLTIHREDCPNCRNWEKEAAKFFKVKWDDTSDRDYVTTLKIELINHQGALAKVTHLISKSNSNVEHIFTEEKESNIYVITADVTVKDRIHLARVIKKLRTMPDVQRISRK; this is translated from the coding sequence GTGTATCTATTTGAAGGTTTAAAACAACAAATTTCGGCCTATTTGCCACCAGAGTTAGTTGCCATTGTGCAAAGAGCTTATGTCGTCGCGCGTGATGCTCACGAAGGCCAAATGCGCTCAAGTGGTGATCCTTATATCACTCATCCGGTGGCAGTTACTGTGCTGCTTGCCAATATGAAGTTAGATCACGAAACCCTGTCGGCAGCCCTAATGCACGACGTTATTGAAGATACGCCAGTTTCCAAACAAGACCTAGCTGACGAATTTGGCGATACTATTGCGGATTTAGTAGAGGGTGTGTCTAAATTAGACAAACTTCATTTCAAAGATAAAAAAGAGTTCCAAGCAGAGAACTTCCGTAAAATGGTTATGGCGATGACGCAAGATATTCGTGTCATTCTGATAAAGCTTGCTGACCGTACCCATAATATGCGAACGCTTGGTGCCCTAAGGCCCGATAAAAAGCGTCGTATCGCTAAAGAAACACTAGAGATATATGCTCCAATTGCCAATCGCCTTGGTATTCACGAATTTAAAAACGAGCTCGAAAACCTCGGCTTTCAGGCGCTATACCCAATGCGCTCCCGTGCGTTAGAAAATGCCGTAAAGCAGGCTCGCGGTAACCGTAAAGAGATTATCCATAATATCCAGTCAGAAATAGAAACTCGATTAGACGAGGTTGGGATCCCCGGCGAAGTTAGAGGTCGAGAAAAACATTTATTTAGTATCTATCGAAAGATGTTAAACAAAGAATTAATGTTTAACGAAGTAATGGATATCTATGCATTTCGAATCATGGTTGATGATATTGACACCTGCTATCGAGTCTTTGGTGCAATGCATGGCTTATATAAGCCAATTGAAACTCGTTTTAAAGACTACATTGCAATTCCGAAATCAAATGGTTATCAATCTTTACATACGTCATTGATTGGCCCGCATGGTATCCCTATTGAGATTCAGATTCGTACTAAAGAAATGGATCAGCTGGCTGACAAAGGAATTGCGGCACATTGGGCGTATAAAGGCGCTGGCGATACAGCTGGAAACACAGCACAGCAACGAGCTCGCCAATGGATGCAAACTTTATTAGAGCTACAACAAAGCGCTGGTTCATCGTTTGAATTTATTGAAAACGTGAAAACAGAGATGTTCCCTGAGGAAATTTATGTATTTACACCAGACGGTAAAATTCATGAATTGCCAATGGGCGCTACACCGGTAGACTTTGCTTATTCTGTTCATACAGACGTTGGTAACACTTGCGTTGGCGCGAAAGTCGATCGTAAGCCTCATCCTCTTAGTCGCGCTTTAGACACTGGACAAACAGTAGAAATTATTACTTCACCAAATGTTAAACCAAACGCAAATTGGCTTAACTTTGTAGTAACCGCCAAAGCACGTTTAGGCATTCGTAATTACCTTAAACATCAAAGATCGAATGAAGCCATTAACTTAGGTCGACGTTTGTTAAAATCGGCGCTTGGTGAAGTTGAGATTGAACAAATATCACCTGAAGATATCATTAAGTTATTAACTGACTTTAATTTAAGTACCATAGAAGATCTTTATCGAGAAATCGGCTTAGGTAATTTAATGGGCCTTACTATTAGTAATCGCTTACTAAATTCAGACTCCGAGCAAACCAACAAAGAAAGAATCGATAAAACGCCTATTGTCGGCGCAAAAGGCATGTTGGTCACTTACAGTAAATGTTGCCACCCTATTCCTGGCGATGAAATTGTTGCTCACGTATCGCAAGGAAAAGGCTTAACTATTCACAGAGAAGACTGCCCTAACTGCCGGAATTGGGAAAAAGAAGCCGCTAAGTTTTTCAAAGTAAAATGGGATGACACGTCTGATAGAGATTATGTCACCACACTAAAAATTGAACTTATCAACCATCAAGGCGCGCTTGCTAAAGTAACGCATCTAATCTCAAAGAGTAATTCAAACGTAGAACATATATTTACCGAAGAAAAAGAATCAAATATATATGTAATCACCGCTGATGTTACCGTCAAAGATCGTATTCACTTGGCTCGCGTCATCAAAAAATTAAGAACTATGCCGGACGTGCAACGCATTAGCCGCAAATAG
- the rpoZ gene encoding DNA-directed RNA polymerase subunit omega: MARVTVEDAVEKVGNRFDLILVAARRARQLATQGKEPLVDAGNDKPTVTALREIEAGLITNEIMDRQDNEAETVREAEEMAAVAAIVGNE, encoded by the coding sequence ATGGCTCGCGTAACTGTTGAAGACGCTGTTGAAAAAGTAGGAAATCGTTTCGATTTAATTTTGGTTGCTGCTCGTCGTGCACGTCAATTAGCAACTCAAGGTAAAGAGCCTCTTGTTGACGCTGGTAATGATAAGCCAACTGTAACTGCGCTTCGCGAAATTGAAGCTGGTTTAATCACCAACGAGATCATGGATCGTCAAGATAACGAAGCTGAGACAGTTCGTGAAGCGGAAGAAATGGCAGCAGTAGCTGCAATCGTTGGCAACGAATAA
- the gmk gene encoding guanylate kinase: MQGNLFVVSSPSGAGKSSLISALLQRHNDMKVSVSHTTRAPRPGEEDAVHYHFTDVNAFKSLIADNGFYEWAEVFGNYYGTSKQAIQDQLDQGIDVFLDIDWQGAQQMRKIVPEIITLFILPPSREELESRLNKRGQDSAEVIEKRMAQAQSEMSHYNEYDFLLINDNFEETLNNFEQIVLAHRLKTKNQQSKNSQLLTQLLAKS; the protein is encoded by the coding sequence ATGCAAGGTAATTTATTTGTTGTTTCCTCACCGAGTGGTGCGGGTAAATCCAGTTTAATCTCTGCACTTTTGCAAAGACATAATGATATGAAAGTTTCTGTGTCGCACACGACCCGCGCGCCAAGACCTGGCGAAGAAGACGCCGTTCACTATCACTTTACCGATGTTAACGCTTTTAAAAGCCTGATTGCAGATAATGGTTTTTATGAATGGGCAGAAGTATTTGGCAACTATTACGGTACCTCTAAACAAGCCATACAGGATCAACTAGACCAAGGCATAGATGTGTTTTTGGACATTGATTGGCAAGGCGCCCAACAAATGCGCAAAATAGTGCCTGAAATTATTACTTTATTTATATTACCGCCATCACGCGAAGAGTTAGAAAGCCGTTTAAATAAACGCGGTCAAGATAGCGCCGAAGTGATTGAAAAAAGAATGGCACAAGCACAAAGCGAAATGTCGCACTATAATGAATATGACTTTTTGTTAATTAACGATAATTTTGAAGAAACGCTTAATAACTTTGAACAAATTGTATTAGCGCACCGGTTAAAAACAAAAAATCAGCAAAGTAAAAACAGTCAACTGCTTACTCAGCTATTGGCTAAAAGCTAA
- a CDS encoding heme NO-binding domain-containing protein gives MLGVIFTNLIEMMEQEVGLELTGKVLDDADLASNGSYTSVGFYPPEEILSIVATLSKHTGIPGPELVERFGYFLFQRLAEYHPPAVQNKTSIIEVLSILDSNVHVEVQKLYPDAQLPTFETIEESKRHIELLYTSPNNMEALAKGLILGGANYFNENVNVTITPKSATSSYIKVESFSQD, from the coding sequence ATGCTGGGAGTTATTTTTACTAATTTAATCGAGATGATGGAGCAAGAGGTTGGCTTAGAACTAACAGGCAAAGTCCTAGACGACGCTGACTTAGCCTCAAATGGTAGCTATACCAGTGTTGGGTTTTACCCGCCAGAGGAAATTCTTTCTATCGTAGCAACATTGTCGAAGCACACCGGCATACCCGGGCCTGAATTAGTTGAACGTTTTGGCTATTTTTTATTTCAACGACTCGCCGAATATCATCCTCCTGCAGTTCAAAACAAAACATCAATAATAGAAGTTTTATCTATTTTGGACTCAAATGTTCATGTCGAAGTTCAAAAACTCTATCCAGACGCTCAGCTGCCAACCTTTGAAACCATTGAAGAGTCGAAAAGGCATATCGAACTTTTATACACGTCACCAAATAACATGGAGGCATTAGCAAAAGGATTGATATTGGGAGGGGCTAATTATTTTAATGAAAATGTGAATGTAACCATTACGCCTAAGTCAGCAACATCTTCTTACATCAAGGTTGAAAGTTTTAGCCAAGATTAG